The Micromonospora krabiensis genome window below encodes:
- a CDS encoding polyamine aminopropyltransferase yields MGVRFEELAWRETPIGAISLRRRRDPALQVDVYEVKLDDDFLMSSLFPVAEIELARLGLAALDGNASDEGRPAGNEPAGARALDVVVGGLGLGYTARTALDDRRVGSLLVVEAIEDVIDWHRRGLLPFAAGLADDPRTRFVRADFFAVAGADGFDPDRPGRRFDAVLLDVDHSPRNVLHPSHAAFYTPEGLRRLARHLRPGGVFALWSDDPPDDDFAGVLAEVFDDAHAHVVTFPNPLTGGESANTVYVARLAA; encoded by the coding sequence GTGGGCGTGCGCTTCGAGGAATTGGCCTGGCGGGAGACGCCGATCGGCGCCATCAGCCTGCGCCGGCGTCGTGACCCCGCGCTCCAGGTCGACGTGTACGAGGTCAAGCTCGACGACGACTTCCTCATGTCCAGCCTCTTCCCCGTCGCCGAGATCGAGCTGGCCCGGCTGGGCCTGGCCGCGCTGGACGGGAACGCCTCCGACGAGGGCAGGCCCGCCGGGAACGAGCCCGCCGGCGCGCGCGCCCTCGACGTGGTGGTGGGCGGTCTGGGCCTGGGCTACACGGCGCGTACCGCGCTGGACGACCGCAGGGTCGGGTCGCTGCTGGTGGTGGAGGCGATCGAGGACGTGATCGACTGGCACCGGCGGGGTCTGCTGCCGTTCGCCGCCGGGTTGGCGGACGATCCGCGTACCCGCTTCGTGCGCGCCGACTTCTTCGCCGTCGCCGGCGCCGACGGGTTCGACCCGGACCGGCCCGGTCGCCGGTTCGACGCGGTGCTGCTGGACGTGGACCACTCTCCCCGGAACGTGCTGCACCCGAGCCACGCGGCCTTCTACACGCCGGAGGGTCTGCGCCGCCTCGCCCGTCACCTGCGTCCGGGTGGGGTGTTCGCCCTCTGGTCGGACGACCCGCCGGACGACGATTTCGCGGGCGTCCTCGCCGAGGTGTTCGACGACGCGCACGCCCACGTGGTCACGTTCCCGAACCCGCTGACCGGCGGCGAGTCGGCCAACACCGTGTACGTGGCACGGCTCGCGGCCTGA
- a CDS encoding long-chain-fatty-acid--CoA ligase has product MDLTAEQPWLRSYAPGVPATIDPSEESLVDLLADAARRFGSRTALDFFGAITTYAELADQVDRAAEALRRIGVGPGDRVALVLPNCPQHVIAFYAVLRLGAVVVEHNPLYTRQELAHQLADHGARVAVAWDKAAPSVVGVAAVETVLAVDLTRALPRRKRWALRVPLPRVRQTRAAMTGPAPGTRSFERLLADAGPLAADHPAPGPDDTALLQYTGGTTGTPKGAVLTHRNLRANAAQGRAWVPGLRDGAETVYAVLPLFHAYGLTLCLTFSVSIGATLVLFPRFDVDQTLAAVRRRPPTFLPAVPPIYQRLADAARERGVDLGSARYAISGAMALPPATVEVWESVTGGLLVEGYGMTETSPVALGNPVSPARRPGTVGVPFPSTEIRIVDPEDPSRDRAAGEPGELLIRGPQVFAGYWRRPEETAAVLLPDGWLRTGDIVVMDPDGFVTVVDRIKELIITGGFNVYPSEVEEALRRVPGVRDAAAVGLPGDGGGEEVVAVVVLDEDCTSDPDGIRFACRRHLTGYKVPRRVVVVDDLPRSQIGKVLRRQVRDGLLTGD; this is encoded by the coding sequence ATGGACCTGACCGCCGAACAGCCCTGGCTGCGCAGCTACGCCCCCGGGGTGCCGGCGACGATCGACCCGTCCGAGGAGTCACTCGTCGATTTGCTCGCCGACGCCGCCCGCCGCTTCGGCTCCCGGACGGCGCTCGACTTCTTCGGTGCCATCACCACGTACGCCGAACTGGCCGACCAGGTGGACCGCGCGGCCGAGGCGCTGCGCCGGATCGGCGTCGGCCCGGGCGACCGGGTGGCGCTGGTGCTGCCCAACTGCCCGCAGCACGTGATCGCCTTCTACGCGGTGCTGCGGCTGGGCGCTGTGGTGGTCGAGCACAACCCGCTCTATACCCGGCAGGAGCTGGCCCACCAGCTCGCCGACCACGGTGCCCGGGTGGCGGTGGCCTGGGACAAGGCCGCCCCGTCGGTCGTCGGGGTGGCCGCGGTCGAGACCGTGCTGGCCGTCGACCTGACCCGCGCCCTGCCGCGGCGCAAGCGCTGGGCGCTGCGCGTGCCGCTGCCCCGGGTCCGGCAGACCCGCGCGGCGATGACCGGACCGGCGCCCGGCACCCGCTCGTTCGAGCGGCTGCTGGCCGACGCCGGGCCGCTCGCCGCCGACCATCCGGCGCCGGGTCCGGACGACACCGCGCTGCTGCAGTACACCGGCGGGACCACCGGCACGCCGAAGGGCGCCGTGCTGACGCACCGCAACCTGCGCGCCAACGCCGCGCAGGGCCGCGCGTGGGTCCCGGGCCTGCGCGACGGCGCCGAGACGGTGTACGCGGTGCTGCCGCTGTTCCACGCGTACGGGCTCACGCTGTGCCTCACCTTCTCGGTGAGCATCGGCGCGACGCTGGTGCTGTTCCCCCGCTTCGACGTCGACCAGACCCTGGCCGCGGTGCGTCGCCGCCCGCCGACCTTCTTGCCCGCCGTACCGCCGATCTACCAGCGACTGGCCGACGCGGCCCGGGAGCGCGGGGTCGACCTCGGCTCCGCCCGCTACGCGATCTCCGGGGCCATGGCGCTGCCCCCGGCGACGGTCGAGGTGTGGGAGTCGGTCACCGGCGGGCTGCTGGTCGAGGGGTACGGGATGACCGAGACCTCACCGGTGGCCCTCGGCAATCCGGTCTCCCCGGCACGCCGCCCCGGCACCGTGGGCGTGCCGTTCCCGTCCACCGAGATCCGGATCGTCGACCCCGAGGACCCGTCCCGGGACCGGGCCGCGGGCGAGCCCGGCGAGTTGCTGATCCGCGGCCCGCAGGTGTTCGCCGGCTACTGGCGGCGCCCGGAGGAGACGGCCGCGGTGCTGCTGCCGGACGGGTGGCTGCGCACCGGCGACATCGTCGTGATGGACCCGGACGGGTTCGTCACGGTGGTCGACCGGATCAAGGAGCTGATCATCACGGGCGGGTTCAACGTCTACCCGTCGGAGGTGGAGGAGGCGCTGCGCCGGGTGCCCGGGGTCCGGGACGCGGCGGCGGTGGGCCTGCCTGGCGACGGCGGCGGCGAGGAGGTCGTGGCCGTGGTCGTCCTGGACGAGGACTGCACCAGCGACCCGGACGGCATCCGGTTCGCCTGCCGCCGCCACCTCACCGGCTACAAGGTGCCGCGCCGGGTGGTGGTCGTCGACGACCTTCCCCGTTCGCAGATCGGTAAGGTGCTGCGCCGCCAGGTCCGCGACGGCCTCCTCACCGGCGACTGA
- a CDS encoding dienelactone hydrolase family protein, producing the protein MRTTTVDVRTDDGVADSYLARPDGDGPVPAVLLFMDAFGLRPRLAEMIERIAERGYLVLAPNLFYRAGRAPLFDLSRLAEPDQRGDIFAQIMPLIGELTPQVVIRDTGAYLDFLAARDDVAAGPVATVGYCMGGTNALRAIEAYPDRIAALASFHAGRVVTDAPDSPHRGVGSVTGELYFAHADQDASMTAEQIAELERTLDAAGVRHRSEVYEGAAHGFTMADTAHYDEPATERHWKAMFDLLDRTFAR; encoded by the coding sequence GTGCGTACGACGACGGTGGACGTCAGGACCGACGACGGGGTGGCGGACTCGTACCTCGCCCGACCCGACGGCGATGGTCCCGTTCCGGCCGTGCTGCTGTTCATGGACGCGTTCGGGCTGCGCCCCCGGCTCGCCGAGATGATCGAGCGGATCGCCGAGCGTGGCTACCTGGTCCTGGCGCCGAACCTGTTCTACCGCGCCGGCCGCGCGCCGCTGTTCGACCTGTCCCGGCTCGCCGAGCCGGACCAGCGCGGCGACATCTTCGCGCAGATCATGCCGCTCATCGGGGAGCTGACCCCGCAGGTCGTCATCCGTGACACGGGCGCCTACCTGGACTTCCTTGCCGCCCGCGACGATGTCGCGGCCGGGCCGGTCGCCACGGTGGGTTACTGCATGGGCGGCACGAACGCGCTGCGGGCCATCGAGGCGTACCCGGACCGGATCGCCGCGCTCGCCAGCTTCCACGCCGGCCGGGTCGTCACCGACGCGCCGGACAGCCCGCACCGCGGCGTCGGCTCGGTCACCGGTGAGCTGTACTTCGCACACGCCGACCAGGACGCGTCGATGACCGCCGAGCAGATCGCCGAGCTGGAGCGGACGCTGGACGCCGCCGGCGTGCGCCACCGCTCCGAGGTGTACGAGGGCGCCGCCCACGGCTTCACGATGGCCGACACCGCGCACTACGACGAGCCGGCCACCGAACGGCACTGGAAGGCGATGTTCGACCTGCTCGACCGGACCTTCGCGCGCTGA
- a CDS encoding TetR/AcrR family transcriptional regulator — MTDASTNSGEGGSDRQPIWGRPARGSRGPNPTHSRDEIVAAAVALADAEGLAAVSMRAVATALGASAASLYRYLSSRDDLLDLMTDRAVGELRPYPTGEGQWLDGMLRLARRQRELFRRHPWLVEVIHRPSGIGPEGLAWFDACLGMLEPVPCAASAKFEAIAMMTGVVSLFARSETAAPPVAFTAVDLTAYPHLVAAFARPSAPAPTGDLFDRTLRGLLTGLLSGV; from the coding sequence GTGACCGACGCATCCACGAACTCGGGCGAGGGCGGCTCCGACCGTCAGCCGATCTGGGGGCGGCCGGCGCGGGGCAGCCGGGGGCCCAACCCGACGCACAGCAGGGACGAGATCGTCGCCGCCGCCGTCGCCCTCGCCGACGCCGAAGGGCTCGCCGCCGTCTCCATGCGGGCCGTCGCCACCGCCCTGGGCGCCAGTGCCGCCTCGCTCTACCGCTACCTGTCCTCACGGGACGACCTGCTGGACCTCATGACCGACCGGGCGGTGGGCGAGCTGCGGCCGTACCCGACGGGAGAGGGCCAGTGGCTGGACGGGATGCTGCGGCTGGCCCGCCGGCAACGGGAGCTGTTCCGGCGCCATCCATGGCTGGTCGAGGTGATCCACCGGCCGTCCGGGATCGGGCCGGAGGGCCTGGCCTGGTTCGACGCCTGCCTCGGGATGCTGGAGCCGGTGCCGTGTGCGGCCAGCGCCAAGTTCGAGGCGATCGCGATGATGACCGGAGTCGTCAGCCTCTTCGCCCGTAGCGAGACCGCCGCGCCGCCGGTCGCCTTCACCGCGGTGGACCTCACGGCGTATCCGCACCTGGTGGCGGCGTTCGCCCGGCCGTCGGCCCCCGCGCCGACGGGGGACCTCTTCGACCGTACGCTCCGCGGCCTGCTCACCGGGCTGCTCAGCGGCGTGTGA
- a CDS encoding alpha/beta fold hydrolase: MERITARDGARLALHSTGAGPGIVVVHGGGVTIDVYQRLAARLADRFTVHLYNRRGRGDAPPRSEPYTLDQDIDDLAAVLEHTGARNVIGHSSGGLIALRAALRLPIDRLALYDAAVSVDGGFPTDWIESAREALRSGDTARGLAISAAAINPQMPGSRLPLAVQVALVRLFLRTPIGRTMGDLLPMTLDETEQVRRHDGPAEQWAGVTAEVLLACGADGPPYYVDLDEALARALPHARTVRIPRGGHDAINRAPRGLVDTFAAFFAAPVSPERTSQR; the protein is encoded by the coding sequence ATGGAGCGGATCACCGCACGCGACGGCGCGAGGCTCGCGTTGCACTCGACCGGGGCGGGGCCCGGGATCGTCGTGGTGCACGGCGGCGGGGTGACCATCGACGTCTACCAGCGACTCGCCGCACGGCTGGCCGACCGGTTCACCGTGCACCTCTACAACCGGCGAGGCCGGGGCGACGCCCCGCCGCGGTCCGAGCCGTACACGCTCGACCAGGACATCGACGACCTCGCGGCGGTGCTGGAGCACACCGGCGCCCGCAACGTCATCGGGCACAGCTCCGGCGGCCTCATCGCCCTGCGCGCCGCGCTCCGGCTGCCGATCGACCGGCTCGCGCTCTACGACGCGGCGGTCTCCGTCGACGGCGGCTTCCCCACCGACTGGATCGAGTCCGCCCGCGAGGCGCTGCGGTCCGGCGACACCGCCCGCGGCCTGGCCATCTCCGCCGCCGCCATCAACCCGCAGATGCCCGGGTCACGGCTTCCGCTCGCGGTCCAGGTCGCGCTCGTCCGGCTGTTCCTGCGGACGCCGATCGGCCGGACGATGGGGGACCTGCTTCCGATGACCCTGGACGAGACCGAGCAGGTCCGGCGCCACGACGGGCCCGCCGAGCAGTGGGCCGGGGTGACGGCCGAGGTACTCCTGGCGTGCGGCGCCGACGGCCCGCCCTACTACGTCGACCTCGACGAGGCGCTGGCCCGCGCCCTGCCCCACGCCCGCACGGTGCGGATCCCCCGGGGCGGCCACGACGCGATCAACCGGGCGCCCCGCGGGCTGGTCGACACGTTCGCCGCGTTCTTCGCGGCCCCGGTGTCGCCGGAGCGGACGAGCCAGCGATGA
- a CDS encoding Xaa-Pro dipeptidyl-peptidase has protein sequence MRRTPYVALLGVGVSGALVLSAAPVSAAPQPAPAATPGIVVVDGMTQPVFSLADAIEERVYVQTPVDTDHDGRLDRVAIDISRPRETATQGFKVPVIFEHSPYRKNTWGDVPYPSVLVDELPQNGVTRRSGLRSSDVEAQRAEAKANLPGSLDDYYVPRGYAVVLGQSVGTGDSDGCPTSGDQAETLGTKAVIDWLNGRAKGYDASGAPVTAGWTTGAVGMTGVSYNGTLPNQVATTGVRGLKTIVPVSAISSWYDYYRANGLVVAPGTYQGEDTDILAKYTAGQVRAEGPCADEMAALTEEQDRVTGDYSTFWRDRDYLDAKDVEASVFVVHGLNDWNVKTEHFAGWWDELAKRHVPRKIWLHQGGHGGPGNSASVTLPDGRTWTYKQTENRWFDYWLWNVRNGIMDEPTAVLQRENRSYTTYANWPDSGAREVAVKLGATSATEPGILTTGKRPKGTVEQAFVDEGRTIHPDTLVADPDAASANRLAYRSPVLSQDVRISGRPEMRLRMAIDNKPDANLTVYLVDYGPAGSTAAPTVVTRGWMDPQNRKSASRTEPVRQGKLYDYRWTLEPKDYVFPAGHRIGVVVFSSDQEYTLLPLGGTALRVATHDSELRLPVVGGRSVLGF, from the coding sequence GTGCGTCGAACCCCCTATGTGGCATTACTCGGCGTCGGCGTGTCCGGCGCACTGGTGCTGAGCGCGGCGCCGGTGTCGGCGGCGCCCCAGCCGGCGCCCGCCGCGACGCCCGGCATCGTGGTCGTCGACGGCATGACGCAGCCGGTCTTCTCGCTCGCGGACGCGATCGAGGAGCGGGTGTACGTGCAGACCCCGGTCGACACCGACCACGACGGTCGCCTCGACCGGGTGGCGATCGACATCTCCCGTCCCCGGGAGACCGCCACCCAGGGCTTCAAGGTGCCGGTGATTTTCGAGCACAGCCCGTACCGCAAGAACACCTGGGGGGACGTGCCCTACCCGAGCGTGCTGGTGGACGAGCTGCCGCAGAACGGCGTGACCCGCCGGTCCGGCCTGCGGTCGTCCGACGTCGAGGCGCAGCGCGCGGAGGCCAAGGCCAACCTGCCCGGCTCACTGGACGACTACTACGTGCCGCGGGGGTACGCGGTGGTCCTCGGCCAGAGCGTCGGCACCGGCGACTCGGACGGCTGCCCGACCAGCGGCGACCAGGCCGAGACCCTCGGCACCAAGGCGGTCATCGACTGGCTGAACGGCCGGGCGAAGGGGTACGACGCCAGCGGCGCGCCGGTGACCGCCGGGTGGACCACCGGCGCGGTCGGCATGACCGGTGTCTCCTACAACGGGACGCTGCCCAACCAGGTCGCCACCACCGGGGTCCGCGGGCTCAAGACGATCGTGCCGGTCTCCGCGATCAGCAGCTGGTACGACTACTACCGGGCCAACGGCCTGGTCGTCGCGCCCGGCACGTACCAGGGTGAGGACACCGACATCCTGGCGAAGTACACGGCCGGGCAGGTGCGGGCGGAGGGCCCCTGCGCCGACGAGATGGCCGCGCTGACCGAGGAGCAGGACCGGGTCACCGGTGACTACTCGACGTTCTGGCGGGACCGGGACTACCTCGACGCGAAGGACGTGGAGGCGAGCGTCTTCGTCGTCCACGGCCTCAACGACTGGAACGTGAAGACCGAGCACTTCGCCGGCTGGTGGGACGAGCTGGCCAAGCGGCACGTGCCGCGCAAGATCTGGCTGCACCAGGGCGGCCACGGCGGGCCGGGCAACAGCGCGTCGGTGACGCTCCCGGACGGTCGCACGTGGACGTACAAGCAGACGGAGAACCGCTGGTTCGACTACTGGCTGTGGAACGTCCGCAACGGGATCATGGACGAGCCGACCGCGGTGCTGCAGCGGGAGAACCGCAGCTACACCACGTACGCCAACTGGCCGGACTCGGGCGCCCGCGAGGTTGCCGTGAAGCTGGGCGCGACCAGCGCCACCGAGCCGGGCATCCTGACCACCGGCAAGCGCCCGAAGGGCACGGTCGAGCAGGCCTTCGTCGACGAGGGCCGGACCATCCACCCCGACACCCTGGTGGCCGACCCGGACGCGGCGAGCGCCAACCGGCTCGCGTACCGCTCGCCGGTGCTCAGCCAGGACGTGCGGATCTCCGGCCGTCCGGAGATGCGCCTGCGGATGGCGATCGACAACAAGCCGGACGCGAACCTGACCGTGTACCTGGTCGACTACGGCCCGGCCGGGTCGACCGCCGCGCCGACGGTGGTGACCCGCGGCTGGATGGACCCGCAGAACCGCAAGAGCGCGTCGCGCACCGAGCCGGTGCGGCAGGGCAAGCTGTACGACTACCGGTGGACCCTGGAGCCGAAGGACTACGTCTTCCCGGCGGGTCACCGGATCGGCGTGGTGGTGTTCTCCAGCGACCAGGAGTACACGCTGCTGCCGCTGGGCGGCACCGCCCTGCGGGTGGCGACGCACGACAGCGAGCTGCGCCTGCCCGTCGTGGGCGGGCGGAGCGTCCTCGGTTTCTGA
- a CDS encoding orotate phosphoribosyltransferase has product MTLADLARRVDATSRLSGRFVLRSGRVAEEYFDKYQFEADPVLLDALAERMVALVPSGTEVLAGLEMGGIAVVTALGRHTGLPCAFVRKAAKPYGTARLAEGADVAGRRVLVVEDVVTSGGQVVLSTGELRRLGARVDAAVCVIDRQEGGSAALAAEGIALRALLTRADLETYGKRTRP; this is encoded by the coding sequence GTGACGCTTGCTGATCTCGCTCGTCGGGTCGATGCCACCTCTCGCCTCAGTGGGCGGTTCGTCCTGCGGTCGGGACGGGTGGCGGAGGAGTACTTCGACAAATATCAGTTCGAGGCGGACCCCGTCCTGCTGGACGCGCTTGCCGAGCGGATGGTCGCCCTCGTGCCGTCCGGCACCGAGGTGCTGGCGGGCCTGGAGATGGGCGGCATCGCCGTGGTGACCGCGCTCGGCCGGCACACCGGGCTGCCGTGCGCGTTCGTCCGCAAGGCGGCGAAGCCGTACGGCACCGCCCGCCTGGCGGAGGGGGCGGACGTCGCCGGCCGACGGGTGCTCGTCGTCGAGGACGTGGTGACCTCGGGCGGGCAGGTGGTCCTCTCGACCGGGGAGCTGCGCCGGCTCGGGGCGCGGGTCGACGCCGCCGTGTGTGTGATCGACCGACAGGAGGGTGGGAGTGCGGCGCTGGCGGCCGAGGGCATCGCGCTGCGGGCGCTGCTGACCCGCGCCGACCTGGAGACCTACGGAAAGCGGACGCGGCCGTGA
- a CDS encoding epoxide hydrolase family protein, translated as MAVKTEARPRTAEIRPFTVQIPDADLADLRRRIAATRWPDRETVPDQSQGTQLATVQALARYWEQEYDWRKVEARLNSLPQFLTEIDGLDIHFIHVRSKHEDALPLIVTHGWPGSIIEQLKIIGPLTDPTAHGASASDAFHLVIPSMPGYGFSGKPTQPGWDPEHIARAWTELMRRLGYPRFVAQGGDWGAIVTDLLGVQAPPELAGIHSNMPCVIPPDIDALFQSDITGANNAMGSLPPNLSAEERRACEQLDFFWKHAAYGLFMGTRPQTLTALADSPVGLAAFMLDHDAASLALISRVFAGQSEGLSRDDILDNVTLFWLTNTGVSAARLYAEFKLSFFVTKGVSVPAAVSVFPDELFEAPRSWAERAYPNLIHYNRLDKGGHFAAWEQPQLLSQEIRDGFRSLR; from the coding sequence ATGGCGGTCAAGACCGAAGCGCGGCCACGCACCGCGGAGATCCGGCCGTTCACCGTGCAGATTCCCGACGCCGACCTCGCGGACCTGCGCCGGCGCATCGCGGCCACCCGCTGGCCCGACCGGGAGACCGTCCCGGACCAGTCGCAGGGCACGCAACTCGCGACGGTCCAGGCGCTCGCGCGGTACTGGGAGCAGGAGTACGACTGGCGCAAGGTCGAGGCGCGACTGAACTCCCTGCCACAGTTCCTGACCGAGATCGACGGGCTCGACATCCACTTCATCCACGTCCGCTCGAAGCACGAGGACGCGCTGCCGCTCATCGTCACGCACGGTTGGCCCGGCTCGATCATCGAACAGCTGAAGATCATCGGGCCGCTCACCGACCCGACCGCGCACGGAGCGAGCGCCTCGGACGCATTCCACCTGGTCATCCCGTCGATGCCGGGCTACGGCTTCTCCGGCAAGCCGACCCAGCCGGGCTGGGACCCCGAGCACATCGCGCGGGCGTGGACGGAGCTGATGAGGCGCCTCGGCTACCCACGGTTCGTGGCGCAGGGCGGCGACTGGGGCGCGATCGTCACGGACCTGCTGGGCGTGCAGGCACCCCCGGAACTGGCCGGGATCCACTCCAACATGCCCTGCGTGATTCCTCCCGACATCGACGCACTCTTCCAGTCCGACATCACCGGGGCGAACAACGCGATGGGCTCGCTGCCACCGAACCTCTCGGCAGAGGAGAGGCGCGCGTGCGAGCAGTTGGACTTCTTCTGGAAGCACGCCGCCTACGGACTCTTCATGGGCACCCGCCCGCAGACGCTGACCGCCCTGGCGGACTCCCCCGTCGGCCTGGCCGCCTTCATGCTCGACCATGACGCGGCCAGTCTGGCGCTGATCTCCCGGGTCTTCGCCGGGCAATCCGAAGGACTGTCGCGGGACGACATCCTCGACAACGTCACGCTCTTCTGGTTGACGAACACGGGAGTCTCCGCCGCCCGCCTCTACGCGGAGTTCAAGCTGTCGTTCTTCGTCACCAAAGGCGTGTCCGTCCCCGCCGCCGTGAGCGTCTTTCCCGACGAGCTCTTCGAGGCTCCCCGGAGCTGGGCCGAGCGGGCCTACCCCAACCTCATCCACTACAACCGGCTCGACAAGGGCGGGCACTTCGCGGCCTGGGAACAACCGCAGCTGCTGTCCCAGGAGATCCGCGACGGCTTCCGGTCGCTGCGCTAG
- a CDS encoding redoxin domain-containing protein, whose protein sequence is MASPHLPRLDGATGWLNSAPLDPADLRGSVVLVNFWTLTCINWLRQEPYVRAWSRAYRDDGLVVVGVHTPEFSVEHDVDQVRRAVAARDIDYPVAIDNAYGVWNAFDNQYWPALYFVDTDGVIRDQHFGEGRYDESERVLQRLLGVDREPVPVRGLGVEAEADWSHLRTPETYLGYARGEHFASPDGVAFDEEATYAPPDELPRNHWALAGDWTIGAERAVLDRAGGSVVVRFHARDAHLVLSPGGPGPVPFRVLLDGEPPGPSHGVDVDEDGFGVVEDARLYQLVRQWDTIRDRTVEITFREPGVEAYAFTFG, encoded by the coding sequence ATGGCCAGCCCGCACCTGCCACGCCTCGACGGGGCGACCGGATGGCTCAACTCGGCGCCGCTCGACCCCGCGGACCTGCGCGGCTCCGTCGTCCTGGTGAACTTCTGGACGCTGACGTGCATCAACTGGCTGCGCCAGGAGCCGTACGTGCGCGCCTGGTCGCGGGCCTACCGGGACGACGGCCTCGTCGTCGTCGGCGTCCACACGCCCGAGTTCTCCGTGGAACACGACGTCGACCAGGTGCGCCGGGCGGTCGCGGCCCGTGACATCGACTACCCGGTCGCGATCGACAACGCGTACGGGGTCTGGAACGCCTTCGACAACCAGTACTGGCCGGCGCTGTACTTCGTCGACACCGACGGGGTCATCCGCGACCAACACTTCGGTGAGGGGCGCTACGACGAGTCGGAGCGCGTCCTCCAGCGGCTCCTCGGCGTCGACCGCGAGCCCGTCCCGGTTCGCGGGCTGGGCGTGGAGGCGGAGGCCGACTGGTCCCACCTGCGCACGCCGGAGACGTACCTCGGCTACGCGCGCGGGGAGCACTTCGCCTCACCGGACGGCGTCGCGTTCGACGAGGAGGCCACGTACGCGCCGCCCGACGAGCTGCCCCGCAACCACTGGGCCCTCGCCGGGGACTGGACGATCGGCGCCGAGCGGGCGGTGCTCGACCGGGCCGGTGGCAGCGTGGTCGTCCGCTTCCACGCCCGCGACGCGCACCTCGTGCTGTCGCCCGGCGGGCCGGGGCCCGTTCCGTTCCGGGTGCTCCTCGACGGCGAGCCGCCCGGTCCGTCCCACGGTGTCGATGTCGACGAGGACGGCTTCGGGGTGGTCGAGGACGCCCGCCTCTACCAGCTCGTCCGCCAGTGGGACACGATCCGCGACCGGACCGTGGAGATCACGTTCCGCGAGCCGGGCGTCGAGGCGTACGCCTTCACGTTCGGCTAG
- a CDS encoding HAD family hydrolase, with amino-acid sequence MPRPVIFDLFHTLVEGADQERDRVVGEMALIVGVAPAALVAAYHASWRDRLVRWDVEETVRLLAGRLGGAPTDDQVTRAGHLRRALARRVLDSVSAATLGVLDALRAERHPLALISNATSETAEAWPGSRLARRFDVAIFSSEVRLAKPDPAIFKLAAERLGVVPTECVYVGDGADGELAGAAAVGMTVLRTTEHNDTDPSWGGPMLAALGDLPALLREPAGPHLASTSDSQIR; translated from the coding sequence ATGCCGCGGCCAGTGATCTTCGACCTCTTCCACACGCTGGTCGAGGGTGCCGACCAGGAGCGAGACCGGGTCGTCGGCGAGATGGCTCTCATCGTCGGGGTGGCGCCGGCCGCGTTGGTCGCCGCGTACCACGCCAGCTGGCGCGACCGGTTGGTCCGGTGGGACGTGGAGGAGACCGTGCGCCTCCTCGCCGGACGCCTCGGCGGCGCGCCGACCGACGACCAGGTGACCCGGGCCGGTCACCTTCGGCGGGCGTTGGCGCGCCGGGTGCTGGACAGCGTCTCGGCCGCCACCCTGGGCGTGCTCGACGCGCTCCGCGCCGAGAGGCATCCGCTGGCCCTGATCAGCAACGCCACCTCGGAGACCGCGGAGGCGTGGCCGGGGAGCCGGCTGGCCCGCCGCTTCGACGTCGCGATCTTCTCCTCCGAGGTCCGGCTGGCCAAGCCCGATCCGGCGATCTTCAAACTCGCGGCCGAGCGGTTGGGCGTCGTGCCGACGGAGTGTGTCTACGTGGGTGACGGCGCGGACGGTGAATTGGCCGGCGCGGCGGCGGTCGGCATGACCGTCCTGCGGACCACGGAGCACAACGACACCGACCCGAGTTGGGGCGGACCGATGCTCGCCGCCCTCGGCGACCTACCCGCCCTGCTGCGGGAGCCGGCCGGTCCCCATCTCGCGTCGACGTCTGACAGCCAGATTCGCTGA
- a CDS encoding TetR/AcrR family transcriptional regulator, giving the protein MRNVTTKRDTVAARRAAGDPHERTRRRQLIVEAAVGAIEEYGPDAGLAAVADRAGLPRPHVYRHFTGKDDLDRAVAGHVVRLLSAWIRPPVPAPGTPYEVVHGMIGRVLSWAAAHPNLYRFRARQGAAQVVPELTGAAGAGLRAAGYRADLPAYLVAVVVGMVDAGVIWWFDHQEEVGLSQLNDWLAAQVWRVLVEAVE; this is encoded by the coding sequence GTGAGAAACGTCACGACCAAGCGGGACACGGTCGCCGCCCGTCGTGCCGCCGGCGATCCGCACGAGCGGACCCGCCGACGACAGCTGATCGTGGAGGCCGCGGTCGGCGCCATCGAGGAGTACGGTCCGGACGCCGGCCTGGCCGCGGTGGCTGACCGGGCCGGGCTGCCCAGGCCGCACGTCTACCGCCACTTCACCGGCAAGGACGACCTCGATCGGGCGGTCGCCGGGCACGTCGTACGCCTGCTGAGCGCCTGGATCCGCCCGCCGGTGCCGGCGCCGGGCACGCCGTACGAGGTGGTGCACGGCATGATCGGCCGGGTGCTGAGCTGGGCGGCAGCACACCCGAACCTGTACCGATTCCGGGCCCGGCAGGGCGCCGCCCAGGTGGTTCCCGAGCTGACCGGGGCCGCCGGCGCCGGGCTGCGTGCCGCCGGGTACCGGGCGGACCTGCCCGCGTACCTGGTCGCTGTCGTCGTCGGAATGGTCGACGCCGGCGTCATCTGGTGGTTCGACCACCAGGAGGAGGTCGGGCTGAGCCAGCTGAACGACTGGCTCGCGGCCCAGGTCTGGCGGGTGCTCGTGGAGGCGGTCGAGTAA